The following proteins are co-located in the Pseudoalteromonas sp. N1230-9 genome:
- a CDS encoding alpha/beta hydrolase: protein MLALTLSGQTAFANQTETLFDTERARHIPVTITAADSKCTIKKKCPVAFIGAGYGMAHTDYQFAQQVFHQHGYLTVEVAHELKGDPSLNPEPPYMTTRMENWHRGVQTLEFLAVELAKHYPAYDFNQLTLFGHSNGGDIAALYAAIYPAKVSKLITLDHRRMLIPRNKHIAVLTLRGSDYPADDRVLLTDEELVVYPVTQTVIPNSRHNDMYDGGPKWLVEEMTKQLTLFLEKTVK from the coding sequence ATGCTCGCGTTAACCCTTAGCGGGCAAACAGCTTTTGCAAATCAAACAGAGACACTGTTTGATACTGAGCGGGCACGCCATATTCCGGTGACCATTACAGCTGCCGATAGCAAATGCACGATAAAGAAAAAATGCCCCGTGGCGTTTATTGGGGCAGGCTATGGTATGGCACATACAGACTATCAATTTGCTCAGCAAGTTTTTCATCAGCATGGTTATTTAACGGTTGAAGTTGCACATGAATTAAAAGGCGATCCGAGTTTAAACCCTGAGCCACCATACATGACCACACGCATGGAAAACTGGCACCGTGGCGTGCAAACCCTTGAGTTTTTAGCCGTAGAACTTGCAAAGCATTATCCTGCGTATGACTTTAATCAGCTCACTTTATTTGGGCACTCAAATGGAGGTGATATTGCAGCATTATATGCCGCTATTTATCCTGCTAAGGTCTCTAAGCTGATCACCCTTGATCATCGTCGTATGCTGATACCTCGAAACAAACATATTGCAGTGCTTACGCTACGTGGTAGCGATTACCCAGCGGATGATAGGGTGTTATTAACTGATGAGGAGCTAGTTGTGTATCCTGTAACGCAAACTGTAATTCCTAATTCTCGCCATAACGACATGTATGATGGCGGGCCGAAATGGTTAGTTGAAGAGATGACAAAGCAACTGACGCTTTTCTTAGAAAAAACAGTTAAGTAG
- a CDS encoding GNAT family N-acetyltransferase has product MNLSLITLEGQFVKLVPLTSEHRDALVSAASDGKLWELWFTSVPNEERVDDYLSMAFEQQALGRALPFAVIDKHTDEVIGSTRFCNIDSKNRRLEIGYTWYAKRFQRTGVNTDCKKLLLSYAFETLNVIAVEFRTHWHNQASRNAIARLGAKQDGVLRNHQIMADGCVRDTVVFSIIDGEWPMVKRSLEFKLEQL; this is encoded by the coding sequence ATGAATTTAAGTCTCATCACCTTGGAAGGTCAATTTGTTAAATTAGTGCCGTTAACAAGTGAACATCGCGATGCTTTAGTAAGCGCTGCTTCAGATGGAAAGCTTTGGGAGTTGTGGTTTACCTCGGTGCCTAATGAAGAACGTGTTGACGATTATTTAAGTATGGCATTTGAGCAACAAGCACTTGGGCGCGCATTACCATTTGCTGTCATCGATAAACACACCGATGAGGTGATAGGCTCAACTCGCTTTTGTAATATAGATAGTAAAAACCGCCGTTTAGAAATTGGCTATACCTGGTATGCCAAGCGTTTTCAGCGTACAGGGGTTAATACTGATTGTAAAAAACTGCTGCTGAGTTATGCATTTGAAACACTTAATGTGATTGCCGTTGAGTTTCGTACCCATTGGCATAACCAGGCTTCGCGCAATGCCATTGCTCGCTTAGGAGCGAAACAAGATGGGGTGCTTCGAAATCACCAAATAATGGCCGATGGATGCGTACGTGATACCGTGGTGTTTTCAATTATTGATGGTGAATGGCCTATGGTTAAACGTAGCTTAGAATTCAAATTAGAGCAGTTATAG
- a CDS encoding pentapeptide repeat-containing protein yields the protein MIKSHSLYFEQTFEVNLAGQTFSHCEFEQCEFIDCDFSSSQFENCRFIECEFKNCNLAALGLRYTSLEEVSFKQCKLTSVRFTDVDWPLLASRAPVSFISCELSHSSFFELSLKALKMRSCFAKDVDFRHADLSSADFTDTDFRDSLFQQTNLSNANFIGASHFAIDITANNISKAKFERYAALDLLAGLDIELVD from the coding sequence GTGATCAAAAGTCATTCACTTTATTTTGAACAAACCTTTGAGGTTAATTTAGCGGGACAAACGTTTTCACATTGCGAGTTTGAGCAATGTGAATTTATTGACTGTGACTTTAGCAGTAGCCAGTTTGAAAATTGCCGATTTATAGAGTGTGAGTTCAAAAACTGCAATTTAGCTGCGCTTGGGCTGAGATACACCTCACTCGAAGAGGTCAGCTTTAAACAGTGTAAATTAACCAGTGTGCGTTTTACTGATGTTGATTGGCCGCTACTTGCCAGCCGTGCTCCAGTGAGTTTTATTAGTTGTGAACTTAGCCACAGCAGCTTTTTTGAACTGAGTTTAAAGGCATTAAAAATGCGCAGCTGTTTTGCCAAAGATGTTGATTTTAGGCATGCGGATCTATCATCTGCTGATTTTACTGACACTGATTTTCGTGACAGCTTGTTTCAACAAACCAATCTCAGTAACGCTAATTTTATTGGTGCCAGCCATTTTGCCATTGATATAACTGCTAATAATATCAGCAAAGCTAAATTTGAGCGCTATGCAGCTCTGGACTTGCTCGCAGGGCTCGATATAGAGCTGGTGGACTAA
- the aspS gene encoding aspartate--tRNA ligase, giving the protein MRSIYCGQLNKSHVDQEVELCGWINKRRDLGGLIFVDLRDREGLVQVVFDPEVEGLMDTANKLRQEFCVQLKGVVRARPDSQVNKDMATGEVEILGTSLTIINRSEPLPLDFNQQNSEERRLKYRYLDLRRLEMSDRIKLRAKASSFVRRFLDDNGFLDIETPVLTKATPEGARDYLVPSRVHKGSFYALPQSPQLFKQLLMMSGFDRYYQIVKCFRDEDLRADRQPEFTQIDLETSFMSSDEVRAMTEKMIREMWQSLLDVDLGDFPVMPYSEAMRLYGSDKPDLRNPMQLVDVADLVKDVEFKVFSGPANDEKGRVAVLTVPGGAELSRKQIDDYTKFIGIYGAKGLAWMKVNDRAAGVEGVQSPIAKFLNEEVINQLLERTNAQSGDIILFGADKRNVVNEAMGALRLKIGVDLGITDLDSWKPLWVVDFPMFEEDDEGTLHAVHHPFTAPKGISAQELEANPAGALSDAYDMVLNGYEVGGGSVRIHNADMQETAFRILGIEAQEQQDKFGFLLDALKYGTPPHAGLAFGLDRLVMLLCGTDNIRDVIAFPKTTQASCLLTDAPSKANADALTELAIDVVAKDTE; this is encoded by the coding sequence ATGCGCTCTATATATTGCGGACAGCTAAATAAATCTCACGTAGATCAAGAAGTTGAACTATGTGGTTGGATCAACAAACGCCGTGACCTTGGTGGCCTTATTTTCGTCGATTTACGTGACAGAGAAGGTCTAGTACAAGTGGTATTTGATCCGGAAGTAGAAGGATTAATGGATACTGCTAATAAACTACGCCAAGAGTTTTGTGTGCAGTTAAAAGGTGTTGTTCGCGCACGCCCTGATAGCCAAGTAAATAAAGACATGGCAACAGGTGAAGTTGAAATTTTAGGCACAAGCTTAACTATCATCAACCGTTCAGAGCCATTACCACTTGATTTTAATCAGCAAAACTCTGAAGAGCGCCGTTTAAAATACCGTTACCTAGATTTACGTCGTCTTGAAATGAGCGACCGTATTAAACTTCGTGCAAAAGCGAGCAGCTTTGTGCGTCGTTTCTTAGATGACAACGGTTTCTTAGACATTGAAACTCCAGTGCTGACAAAAGCAACACCAGAAGGTGCGCGTGATTACTTAGTACCTAGCCGTGTTCACAAAGGTAGCTTCTACGCTTTACCTCAGTCGCCACAGTTATTTAAACAATTATTAATGATGTCGGGTTTCGACCGTTACTATCAAATTGTTAAATGTTTCCGTGACGAAGATTTACGTGCTGACCGTCAGCCAGAATTCACACAAATCGATTTAGAGACGTCATTCATGAGCTCTGATGAAGTGCGTGCAATGACTGAGAAAATGATCCGCGAAATGTGGCAATCATTACTAGACGTTGACTTAGGCGACTTCCCAGTAATGCCTTACAGCGAAGCAATGCGTTTATATGGTTCTGATAAACCAGACCTACGTAACCCAATGCAACTTGTAGACGTTGCTGATTTAGTAAAAGACGTTGAGTTTAAAGTGTTCTCTGGTCCTGCTAATGACGAAAAAGGCCGTGTTGCGGTATTAACTGTACCAGGTGGTGCTGAGCTTTCTCGTAAACAAATCGACGATTACACTAAATTCATCGGTATCTATGGCGCGAAAGGCCTAGCATGGATGAAAGTGAACGACCGTGCTGCGGGCGTTGAAGGTGTACAATCACCAATCGCTAAGTTCTTAAACGAAGAGGTGATCAACCAGTTACTTGAGCGTACTAACGCACAATCTGGCGATATCATTTTATTCGGTGCTGACAAGCGCAACGTTGTAAACGAAGCGATGGGTGCACTACGTCTTAAGATTGGTGTTGATTTAGGTATCACTGATCTTGATAGCTGGAAACCTTTATGGGTTGTTGACTTCCCAATGTTCGAAGAAGACGATGAAGGTACACTGCATGCGGTTCACCACCCATTCACTGCACCAAAAGGTATTTCTGCCCAAGAGCTTGAAGCAAACCCAGCTGGTGCATTATCAGATGCATACGACATGGTATTAAACGGCTATGAAGTTGGTGGTGGTTCGGTACGTATTCACAATGCAGACATGCAAGAAACAGCATTTAGAATTTTAGGTATCGAAGCGCAAGAGCAACAAGACAAGTTTGGTTTCTTACTTGACGCACTTAAATACGGTACTCCACCGCACGCAGGTCTTGCGTTTGGTCTTGACCGTTTAGTTATGCTGTTATGCGGTACTGATAACATTCGTGACGTTATTGCTTTCCCTAAAACAACTCAAGCATCATGTTTATTAACAGATGCACCAAGCAAAGCAAATGCAGATGCATTAACTGAGCTTGCCATTGATGTTGTAGCGAAAGACACTGAATAA
- a CDS encoding DUF72 domain-containing protein, protein MLYLGCPQWSSTAWKGNLLSSHCKSADMLSEYAQCFNSVEGNTSFYADPSHESLLRWHDAVPEDFKFTFKFHRRFSHELQLTNINSELNAWLNLFEPIFAKTGQIMLQLPSAFGPNALPLLTNFIAQLPKQLNYGVEVRHPAFFQKGEAEIRLNQLLIENNIDRISMDTRALFAVPADNDALIDAQKKKPHLPVHAIATNNNPLVRFVIASLDHEYKSYYQPWLKKINQWLEEGKSPYVFFHTADNRQSPLLARQFCQDLGYNHPVLAPFIGEREASQSSLF, encoded by the coding sequence ATGCTGTATTTAGGTTGTCCGCAGTGGTCTAGCACCGCATGGAAAGGAAATTTACTCTCTAGTCACTGTAAAAGCGCCGACATGCTCAGTGAGTATGCGCAATGCTTTAATTCAGTTGAGGGCAACACCAGTTTTTATGCTGACCCAAGTCATGAGTCATTGTTACGCTGGCATGATGCGGTACCCGAAGACTTTAAATTTACTTTTAAGTTTCATCGGCGTTTTAGTCACGAATTACAACTGACTAATATAAATAGTGAGCTGAATGCATGGCTAAACTTATTTGAGCCAATTTTTGCCAAAACAGGGCAAATTATGTTGCAGTTACCCAGTGCCTTTGGCCCGAATGCCCTGCCACTACTAACTAACTTTATTGCCCAGTTACCAAAACAGCTTAATTACGGCGTAGAAGTTCGTCACCCTGCCTTTTTCCAAAAAGGAGAGGCTGAAATTCGTTTAAATCAGCTATTGATTGAAAATAATATAGACCGCATCAGCATGGATACTCGCGCTTTATTTGCTGTACCCGCCGATAACGATGCATTGATTGATGCACAAAAGAAAAAGCCTCATTTACCTGTGCATGCAATCGCTACAAACAATAACCCACTGGTGCGTTTTGTTATTGCAAGCTTAGATCACGAATACAAATCCTATTACCAACCTTGGCTCAAAAAAATAAACCAATGGCTCGAAGAAGGTAAATCACCTTATGTATTTTTTCATACCGCAGATAATCGCCAGTCACCACTTTTAGCAAGACAATTTTGCCAAGATTTAGGTTACAATCACCCCGTGCTTGCGCCTTTTATAGGTGAACGCGAAGCAAGCCAAAGCAGTTTATTTTAA
- a CDS encoding M48 metallopeptidase family protein: MKDYSRYFQGYPPHIIEQVLQLFNGDKAANYLKGKYPDAHSITSDKALYNYATELKKRYLKNALPFGRAAFKKQGDMVTNALGTHTFRMQGKTRKHDLAINSDLLRAPEPLLKALVVHELAHFKEKDHNKAFYQLCCHMEPQYHQLELDLRIFSVLVGEGKNPY, from the coding sequence ATGAAAGATTACAGCCGTTATTTTCAAGGTTACCCGCCCCATATTATTGAGCAAGTGTTACAGCTATTTAATGGCGACAAAGCTGCAAACTATCTAAAGGGCAAATACCCTGACGCACATAGCATTACCAGCGACAAAGCTTTATACAATTACGCCACGGAGCTAAAAAAGCGTTATCTTAAAAATGCCCTGCCTTTTGGCCGTGCCGCGTTCAAAAAACAAGGCGATATGGTCACCAATGCATTAGGTACCCATACTTTTCGTATGCAAGGTAAAACCCGTAAACACGACCTAGCCATTAATAGCGATTTACTTCGCGCACCTGAGCCTTTACTCAAAGCGCTCGTCGTACATGAACTGGCTCATTTTAAAGAGAAAGACCACAACAAAGCATTTTATCAACTATGTTGTCACATGGAGCCGCAATACCATCAACTAGAACTGGATTTAAGAATATTCAGCGTATTAGTCGGTGAAGGAAAAAATCCTTACTAG
- a CDS encoding DUF5924 family protein codes for MNYLKDFITKFVIAMQKRPGLMAVLAFCSGVASFIFVERKESFSQVISILLLVSWVWLILDNWLRDKVEQQFGLAVSPNFMRFALQVVQQESLFFALPFFLAVTTWDHPQAAFTGLIALCAFISVVDPLYYKKLAKHSVLFTVFHNFSLFVVISVTLPILFQLTTSQSFEIALITAVIFTIPSLGNLMPNAKWWRFPLLVLLLGALSAGLWQLRSFVPPAALRLTDMSMSYQLDEQARKPIEPIQKLTEHALHQKGLYSFSAVKAPRGLNEKIYHVWVHNRKEVERIPLEISGGREKGYRAWSHKTNFPADSSGKWIVKVVTESGQLIGQIRFEVE; via the coding sequence ATGAATTACTTAAAAGACTTTATAACAAAATTTGTCATAGCAATGCAAAAGCGCCCTGGTCTTATGGCGGTGTTGGCTTTTTGCAGTGGGGTTGCAAGCTTTATATTCGTTGAGCGAAAAGAGTCATTCTCGCAAGTTATTTCTATACTTTTACTTGTAAGCTGGGTTTGGTTAATTCTAGATAACTGGTTACGGGATAAAGTTGAACAGCAATTTGGTTTGGCTGTGTCTCCCAATTTTATGCGTTTTGCATTACAGGTTGTGCAGCAAGAGAGTTTGTTTTTTGCACTGCCGTTTTTTTTAGCGGTAACAACGTGGGATCACCCTCAGGCTGCATTTACTGGTTTAATTGCACTGTGCGCATTTATCTCTGTTGTTGACCCGCTTTATTATAAAAAACTCGCTAAACACAGTGTGTTATTTACTGTTTTTCATAACTTTTCGTTATTTGTTGTAATCTCAGTTACTTTACCTATTTTATTCCAACTTACCACCAGCCAGAGCTTTGAAATTGCGCTCATTACAGCTGTTATCTTTACCATACCAAGCTTAGGTAACTTAATGCCTAATGCAAAATGGTGGCGTTTTCCATTACTTGTCTTGCTATTAGGAGCGCTCAGTGCAGGTTTATGGCAGTTACGTAGCTTTGTGCCGCCTGCGGCACTGCGCTTAACCGATATGAGCATGTCGTATCAGCTTGACGAACAAGCCCGTAAACCAATAGAGCCGATTCAAAAATTAACCGAGCATGCTTTACATCAAAAAGGTCTATATAGCTTTAGCGCTGTTAAAGCCCCGAGAGGCTTGAATGAAAAAATTTACCATGTATGGGTGCATAACCGTAAAGAGGTTGAGCGTATTCCATTAGAAATATCGGGTGGACGGGAAAAGGGCTATAGGGCGTGGAGTCATAAAACGAATTTCCCTGCAGATTCATCTGGCAAATGGATAGTTAAAGTGGTTACAGAATCAGGGCAGCTAATTGGTCAAATAAGGTTTGAAGTTGAATAA
- a CDS encoding DUF3334 family protein, protein MTKSKVISTEDILSTLCHSVTGVLSSASGNNISYSAMVQKITRTCMRPDIGCFVLFDGGFTGLVVTNFTAQAAMEIYHDYMRNMGMPEDEIAQSHLSDDVANVLGELMNQIVGDFTSKVREQLHTSITQNQPKMMAINKQVQISVDTTMDRPQARRVTFTTAKQNIFYLELAMDKTEFIKLHDFDISEAVDPDDIIENEAKQKAEKQKASSQADDADDDFMAELGL, encoded by the coding sequence ATGACTAAAAGCAAAGTGATCAGTACCGAAGATATCTTATCAACTCTGTGTCATTCAGTAACCGGCGTATTGTCATCAGCAAGTGGTAACAATATTAGTTATTCTGCGATGGTGCAAAAAATTACCCGTACCTGTATGCGCCCAGATATTGGCTGTTTTGTATTGTTTGATGGTGGCTTTACAGGCCTAGTTGTTACTAATTTCACAGCGCAAGCAGCCATGGAAATCTACCATGACTATATGCGTAATATGGGGATGCCAGAAGATGAAATTGCGCAAAGCCATTTATCAGATGATGTTGCTAATGTATTAGGTGAGCTGATGAACCAAATTGTGGGCGACTTTACCTCTAAGGTAAGAGAGCAGCTGCATACATCAATCACTCAAAACCAACCTAAAATGATGGCGATTAACAAGCAGGTGCAAATCTCTGTTGATACTACCATGGATAGACCACAAGCTCGCCGTGTAACATTCACTACAGCGAAGCAAAATATTTTCTATCTAGAACTAGCAATGGATAAAACTGAATTTATCAAACTACATGACTTTGATATTTCAGAAGCCGTTGATCCAGATGACATCATCGAAAACGAAGCTAAACAAAAAGCTGAAAAGCAAAAAGCATCATCACAAGCAGACGATGCAGATGATGATTTTATGGCAGAGTTAGGGCTGTAA
- the cmoA gene encoding carboxy-S-adenosyl-L-methionine synthase CmoA yields MTQKDSIYATEQAVKDFSFDQHVVEVFPDMIQRSVPGYATIVSTMGKLAGEYAQSNSNLYDLGCSLGAVTLSMRRNIRTDNCNIIAVDNSQAMVERCKLHLQGFRSDVPVTVTLGDINDLAIENASVVAMNFTLQFIPPEKRQAVLEKIYANLKPGGVLLLSEKIKGEDEQCDNLLIDLHHDFKRHNGYSELEISQKRTAIENVMRPDHLSTHLNRLSEIGFSQTQVWYQCFNFCSMIAIK; encoded by the coding sequence GTGACGCAAAAAGACAGTATTTATGCCACTGAGCAAGCGGTTAAAGACTTTAGCTTTGACCAACATGTAGTAGAAGTTTTCCCTGATATGATCCAGCGCTCGGTGCCAGGCTATGCCACCATAGTAAGCACCATGGGTAAGCTGGCTGGCGAGTACGCGCAAAGCAATTCAAACCTATACGACTTAGGCTGTTCACTTGGTGCAGTAACGTTAAGTATGCGCCGTAATATTCGCACCGATAACTGTAATATCATTGCGGTCGATAACTCACAAGCGATGGTTGAACGCTGTAAATTACACTTACAAGGTTTTCGCTCTGACGTGCCGGTCACCGTTACGCTGGGTGATATAAACGATTTAGCCATCGAGAATGCCTCTGTGGTCGCGATGAACTTTACTCTACAGTTTATTCCACCTGAAAAACGCCAAGCGGTGCTTGAAAAGATTTATGCAAATTTAAAACCTGGCGGCGTTTTGTTGCTTAGCGAAAAAATTAAAGGTGAAGATGAGCAATGCGATAATTTGCTCATTGATTTACACCATGATTTTAAGCGTCATAACGGCTATTCGGAGCTTGAGATCAGCCAAAAGCGTACGGCTATCGAAAACGTCATGCGCCCTGATCATTTATCTACCCACTTAAACCGATTAAGTGAAATTGGTTTTAGCCAAACGCAAGTGTGGTATCAATGTTTTAACTTCTGCTCGATGATTGCAATCAAGTAA
- the cmoB gene encoding tRNA 5-methoxyuridine(34)/uridine 5-oxyacetic acid(34) synthase CmoB, with protein sequence MYQWFNQFYAAIAQSPLSHWLETLPGQLKHWELEASHGDLSKWQKVLKNLPEVSTNHVNLQNKVQIGTGDELSEGQQKQLTHLLKRMMPWRKGPFSLHGIEIDTEWRSDWKWDRLLPHIEPLKGRTVLDIGCGSGYHLWRMRGEGANFVVGIDPSDLFLCQFQAIKHYHQDENVHLLPLGVEALPELKAFDTVFSMGVLYHRRSPIDFLAQLKAQLRPGGELVLETLVVEGDEHTVLVPTDRYAKMRNVWFIPSTAALKLWMERVGFKDVQVKDCAITTLEEQRKTEWMENESLVDFLDPNDTSKTIEGYPAPLRAILTAKA encoded by the coding sequence ATGTATCAATGGTTTAACCAATTTTACGCTGCGATTGCACAAAGCCCGCTTAGTCACTGGCTCGAAACTTTGCCAGGTCAATTAAAGCACTGGGAACTAGAAGCCAGCCATGGCGATTTATCTAAATGGCAAAAAGTGCTGAAAAACTTACCTGAAGTAAGCACCAACCATGTAAATCTTCAGAATAAAGTACAAATTGGCACCGGTGATGAGCTATCTGAAGGTCAGCAAAAACAGTTAACGCATTTATTAAAGCGCATGATGCCATGGCGTAAAGGGCCATTTAGCTTGCACGGTATTGAGATTGATACTGAGTGGCGCAGTGATTGGAAATGGGATCGTTTACTGCCGCATATCGAACCGTTAAAAGGCCGCACTGTGCTTGATATTGGCTGTGGCTCGGGTTATCACTTATGGCGCATGCGCGGTGAAGGCGCCAATTTTGTGGTGGGTATTGATCCATCCGATTTATTCTTATGCCAATTCCAAGCGATTAAACACTATCACCAAGATGAAAACGTGCATTTATTGCCGCTAGGTGTAGAGGCTCTGCCAGAACTAAAAGCATTCGATACCGTGTTTTCGATGGGTGTTTTATATCACCGCCGCTCACCTATCGACTTTTTAGCGCAGTTAAAAGCGCAGCTTCGCCCAGGTGGTGAGCTGGTACTTGAAACCCTGGTTGTTGAAGGTGATGAGCATACAGTCTTAGTGCCAACCGACCGTTATGCCAAAATGCGTAATGTGTGGTTTATTCCAAGCACCGCGGCATTAAAACTATGGATGGAGCGTGTTGGCTTTAAAGATGTACAAGTTAAAGACTGCGCAATCACAACACTTGAAGAACAACGTAAAACCGAGTGGATGGAAAACGAATCACTGGTCGACTTTTTAGATCCAAATGACACCAGCAAAACCATCGAAGGTTACCCTGCCCCTCTTCGCGCTATTTTAACCGCGAAAGCTTAA
- the purM gene encoding phosphoribosylformylglycinamidine cyclo-ligase, which produces MSEQKQSLSYKDAGVDIDAGNALVERIKGVVKKTRRPEVMGGIGGFGALCELPTGYKEPVLVAGTDGVGTKLRLAIDLKKHDTVGIDLVAMCVNDLIVQGAEPLFFLDYYATGKLDVDTAADVVTGIGKGCELSGCALIGGETAEMPGMYDGEDYDMAGFCTGVVEKSKIIDGTKVAAGDQLIALASSGPHSNGFSLIRKVLEVSGADTSAELEGKTLGDHLLEPTRIYVKQLLELFKQVDVHALSHITGGGFWENIPRVLPESAKAVIKGDSWEWPVVFNWLQENGNITTHEMYRTFNCGVGMVLVVPADKLEQSLTILKDLGENAWHIGEIQDAKAGEEQVEILGGRD; this is translated from the coding sequence GTGAGCGAACAAAAACAGTCTCTTAGCTATAAAGACGCGGGCGTAGATATCGATGCCGGTAATGCACTTGTTGAGCGTATTAAAGGCGTAGTTAAAAAAACCAGACGTCCTGAAGTAATGGGCGGTATCGGTGGTTTTGGCGCACTTTGCGAACTACCAACTGGCTATAAAGAGCCTGTACTGGTTGCTGGCACAGACGGCGTTGGTACAAAACTACGTTTAGCTATTGATCTTAAAAAGCACGACACAGTGGGTATTGACCTTGTTGCTATGTGTGTAAACGACCTTATCGTACAAGGTGCTGAGCCACTATTTTTCCTTGACTACTATGCAACTGGTAAATTAGACGTAGATACTGCGGCTGATGTTGTAACAGGCATTGGTAAAGGCTGTGAGCTATCTGGCTGTGCATTAATCGGCGGTGAAACTGCTGAAATGCCTGGTATGTATGACGGCGAAGACTACGACATGGCTGGTTTCTGTACGGGTGTTGTAGAAAAATCAAAAATTATCGACGGTACTAAAGTGGCTGCAGGCGACCAATTAATCGCACTTGCATCAAGCGGTCCTCATTCAAACGGCTTCTCATTAATTCGTAAAGTACTTGAAGTATCTGGTGCAGACACAAGCGCAGAGCTTGAAGGCAAAACACTTGGCGATCACCTTTTAGAGCCAACTCGCATTTACGTTAAACAACTACTTGAGTTATTCAAGCAGGTTGACGTTCACGCGTTATCGCACATCACGGGTGGTGGTTTCTGGGAAAACATCCCGCGCGTACTTCCTGAGTCTGCAAAAGCAGTAATCAAAGGCGATAGCTGGGAATGGCCTGTTGTTTTCAACTGGTTACAAGAAAACGGCAACATCACAACTCACGAAATGTACCGTACATTCAACTGCGGTGTAGGTATGGTCTTAGTTGTTCCTGCTGACAAACTTGAGCAAAGCTTAACAATTCTTAAAGATCTTGGCGAAAATGCATGGCACATCGGTGAGATCCAAGATGCAAAAGCAGGCGAAGAACAAGTAGAAATTTTAGGTGGTCGTGACTAA
- the purN gene encoding phosphoribosylglycinamide formyltransferase: protein MTPCRLVVLISGSGSNLQAIIDACARGEIKADIAAVISNKADAYGLERAKKAGIQTRVLSHKDFDSREAYDAELMDIIESFEPNLVVLAGFMRILTPSLVQKFKGKMLNIHPSLLPKYQGLNTHQRAIDAKDEVHGVSVHFVTEELDGGPVVLQAKVPVLENDTADTLAQRVHQQEHIIYPLVVKWFSEQRLKMEADYAVFDKKKLPAHGAHYPE, encoded by the coding sequence ATGACCCCTTGTCGTCTTGTTGTATTAATTTCTGGTAGCGGTTCAAACCTTCAAGCCATCATCGACGCCTGCGCGCGCGGTGAAATCAAGGCCGACATCGCCGCTGTAATTAGTAATAAAGCCGACGCCTATGGCCTTGAGCGAGCAAAAAAAGCAGGTATACAAACACGTGTACTTAGCCATAAAGATTTTGACTCGCGTGAGGCCTATGATGCTGAGTTAATGGACATTATTGAAAGTTTTGAACCAAATCTGGTTGTATTAGCTGGTTTTATGCGTATTCTAACACCTAGCTTAGTGCAAAAATTTAAAGGAAAAATGTTGAACATTCATCCTTCTTTGTTGCCTAAGTACCAAGGGCTGAATACCCATCAAAGAGCAATAGATGCAAAAGATGAGGTTCACGGCGTAAGTGTTCACTTTGTAACTGAAGAGCTAGACGGCGGTCCCGTTGTGCTTCAGGCCAAAGTGCCGGTACTCGAAAACGATACCGCAGACACACTTGCGCAACGTGTTCATCAACAAGAACATATAATCTATCCTTTGGTGGTCAAGTGGTTCAGTGAACAACGACTCAAGATGGAAGCAGATTATGCAGTTTTTGACAAAAAGAAACTTCCTGCACACGGCGCACATTACCCAGAATAA